Below is a window of Brachyspira pilosicoli DNA.
CAGAAGTTACTATAGTTGATCAATATATAAAAAATGGTAAAGCTGTACAAACGCTTAATGGTAAAGTTACAGAGATAGATTTTTATTCTTATATACCTTTTTCTGCAAGCGGTTTTGCAGATTTTCTTATAGAGAATAATGTAAAAGTTAGGGGTGAACCTGAAAAACCAAGTTACTTTAGTATAATACTTGTAAACTTACTTCCTATACTTGCTATAGGATTTTTACTTTGGTTCTTTATGTTTAGACAAGTTCAAGGTTCAAACAATAGAGCTATGAACTTTGGAAAAAGCAGAGCAAGACTTTTAACAAAAGAAGATGTAAAAGTAACATTTAAAGATGTTGAGGGCTGTAAAGAAGCCAAAGAAGAGCTTCAAGAAGTTGTGCAGTTTTTGAAAGATGCGAGTAAATTTACGAGGCTTGGTGCTAAGATACCAAAGGGAGTATTATTAGTAGGCCCTCCAGGTACAGGTAAAACTTTGCTTGCTAAGGCAGTTGCTGGTGAAGCTAATGTACCTTTCTTTAGTATGTCTGGTTCTGAGTTTGTTGAGATGTTTGTAGGTGTTGGTGCTTCGAGGGTAAGAGATTTATTTGAACAAGGTAAGAGGTCTGCTCCTTGTATTATATTTATAGATGAGCTTGATGCTGTGGGCAGAACTAGAGGTGCTGGATACGGCGGCGGACATGATGAAAGAGAGCAAACTCTAAACCAAATGCTTGTTGAAATGGACGGTTTTAATACTGACACTAGAATTATAATATTTGCTGCTACCAACAGACCTGATGTACTTGACCCTGCATTACTTCGTCCGGGAAGATTCGACAGACAGGTTGTTGTTGATTTACCTGATGTTAAGGGAAGAGAAGGAATATTTAAAGTGCATGTTGCTAAGATACAGCATGACCCTTCTATAGATTTGTATCATTTAGCTAGAGCTACTCCTGGTTTTTCTGGTGCTGATATTGCTAATATGGTTAATGAGGCTGCTTTGATTGCTGCTAGAAACGATAAAGAAAGAGTAGAGCTTAAAGATTTTGAAGAGGCTCGTGATAAAGTTATGATGGGTCCTGAGAGAAGAAGCATTCTTATAAGTGAAAAAGAAAAACTTAATACCGCTTACCACGAGGCAGGGCATACTTTAATGGCAGTACTTCTTCAAAATACTGATGCTTTACATAAAGTAACTATTGTACCTCGCGGAAGAAGTTTGGGTGCTACTTGGACGCTTCCTTCAGATGGTAGGTATACACTTCAAAGAAAAAAGGCTATTGATGAGATGTCTTTACTTCTTGGTGGTCGTGTTGCCGAAGAGTTTAAATTTGGAGAAGATTCTGTTACTACAGGTGCTTCTAATGATATAGAAAGAGTTACAGAACTTGCAAGGAGAATGGTTTGCGAATGGGGTATGAGCAGGCTTGGTCCTATTGCTTTCGGTCAAAAAGAACAGCCTATATTCTTGGGTAAAGAAATTGCACGCCACAAAGACTATAGTGAAGAAACTGCTCAAAAAATTGATGAGGAAGTGCATAAATTTGTAATCAAAGCTTATGAAAGAACTAAAAAATTAATAGCTGAAAATGCTGAGAAGTTTGAGGCATTGTCTAGAGAGTTATTTGAAAAAGAATCTCTTGACATAGAAGATATTGAAAGAATATGTGAAGTTAAACTTGATAGAGTGAAAGATAAATTAGTTTATGCAGGTAAAGACCCTAAAAGAGGAACTGATGAACTTGAAGACCCTTCTGCTTATCAAGATGGAGAAGTAAAGAGTGTTAAAGATGAAGTATTTTCTACACCTATAAAACCTCTTAAAGATGAAAAATCTTCTAAGAAAACTTCTTCTATTAATAAAAAAATATCTTCTCCTAACAGAAAAAAGAAAAGCGAAGAGTAATAAATTATAAAATAATTAAATAAAACATATAAAAACTACGGTATAATTTTTATATCGTAGTTTTTTATTACTATTTATAATATGTAGGAAATGTATTACATATATAATAATATAGAAGGATAAAAACCAAAAATAAAACTTTTAGTAAAATAATTAATTGATTGTATAAAAAAAATTTTCTATACTGTACTCATAACACTTACTTATGGAGTTTTAAAATGAAAAAAATTGGTTTGCTGCCTAGAATTATAATCGGTATAATTTTAGGTATTTTAGTGGGCATGTATCTTCCTAGTCCTGTAGTAAGAATATTTGTAACTTTCAGTTCTATATTTAGTTTATTTTTAAACTTTATTATACCTCTTATGATAGTTGCTTTTATAGGATACGGTATTGCCAGCCTTACAGAGGGTGCTTCAAAGCTTATTGGAATTACAGTGGCTATATCTTATGGTTCTACATTATTAGCTGGAAGTATTGCTTTTTTAGTAGCTTCAAATCTTTTTCCTACCCTTTTGGGTGCTGCTGCTTTAAGCAATGTAAAAATAGAATCTGGTTTGGATAGTTATTTTTCTATACCTCTTAAACCTTTATTTGATGTTACATCTGCTGTAGTATTTGCATTTATACTTGGTATTGGTATTACAATGCTCAGACCTAAAAAGCAAGGAGAAGAGCTATTTTCTATAGTAAGAGACTCTGAAGAGGTTATACAGGCTGTTCTTAAAAATATAATAATACCTTTATTGCCTATACACATTTTAGGTACTTTTGCTAATTTAGCTTATGCTGGCAGTATACAGCATATACTTGTGATATTTGGTAAAGTATTTGCTGTTGTTATTACTTTACATATACTTTATATTACTGCTTTGTTTATAATATCTGGTGTTATAGGGCATAAATCTCCTTTAATGCTCATTAAAAACCAAATCCCTCCTTATTTCACTGCTGTAGGTACTCAAAGCAGTGCTGCTACTATACCTGTTAGCTTAATAGCTGCTGAAAGAAATGGGGTTAGCGAGCAGATTAGAAATTTTGTTATACCGCTTTGTGCTACTATACACTTAGCTGGTTCTATGATTACTTTGACTTGCTGTTCTACTGCTGTTATACTCATACTTGGTCAAAACCCAACTTATAGCTCAATACTTCCTTTCATACTTATGTTAGGTGTAGCTATGGTTGCTGCTCCAGGAGCACCAGGAGGAGCTGTTATGAGTGCTTTGCCTTTCTTCTATATGATTGGTATTACTGGAGAAGAATTACAGGGTTTGATGATTGCTTTATACTTAACTCAAGACTCTTTTGGTACTGCTGCTAATGTTTCTGGGGACAATGCTATTGCTGTATTTGTTGATTGGTTCTACAAGACAAAAATCAAAAAAGAATCTGTTGCTTAAATAAAATTATTCATAATCAATTAATGTAGAGGGTAGTTTCTAAGAGAAGCTGCCCTTTTTTATTTTTATACTTTTTATAGAATTTTAATTTGTAGATTTTTAACGCACGGTGAATAATCACTTGTATATTGCAAAAATTAATTATTAAGTTAATTAAGGTTTTAAATTTGTTCACCGTGCGGTGAATTAATCATAAATTAAAAAACAACTTGGGCGGGTGTGCTTTTTTTAGTAGACAATGAGGTTAATTAAATTAGAAACTATAAATAAAATATATGAACATAGAGGGCTGGATTTTATAAAAATTTTTAATATGTAATTTTATTTTATAGATTTTTTTAACGCACGGTTAACAATTACTTGTATATTAGAAAAATTATATTATTAATTTTATTATATTTTTAATTTTGTTTACCGTGCGGAGAGCTGATTATCAATTTAAATAAATTAAATGAATAAACAATATATTTTAAGTTTTATATTGTATCTTACTAATATATAGTATATACTAACATAATTATATTTAATTTTTATTAGCAGCAGAAAAATAATGAAAAAAAAGTTAGAATTACAAACAACAACTCTTTGGGATTATCCTTCTCAGCAATATTTAAAAAGTGAAGAGGAAAAACATAAACATTATATAGGAGCAACACCATCATATATAATATGGAATTTATTAAATAGATATACAAAAGAAAAAGATTTAGTAGTTGATCCTATGGCAGGAAGCGGTACAACTATTGATGTGGCAAGAGAGCTTAATAGACGTGCTTTAGGATATGATATCAATCCAAAGGCATTAGAGAGAAAAGATATTTTTAGAGCCGATGCAAGAAAAATACCAATAGAAGATGAAAAGGTAGATTTTGTTTTTGTTGACCCGCCATATAGTACTCATATAAATTACTCTAATGAAAAAAATTGTATAGGTAAATTAACCGCAAAAACAGATGAGTATTATGAAGCTATGGATAAAGTGATAGCTGAAATATTTAGAATAATGAAAAAAGATAGATATATGGCTTTATATGTTTCAGATTCTTATGAGAAAGATTATCCGTTTATGCCTATAGGTTTTAAGCTTTTTGAGATTATGAGTAAATATTTTATGCCTATAGATATAGTTTCGGTTGTGAGGCATAATAAAAGTTTAAACAAGGGTAATTATCATTTATCTGCAATAGAGCATAATTATTATTTGAGAGGGTTTAATTATCTTTTTATAATGTATAAGAAGGGTAATAAAACAATAGATAAAAACGGCAAGGTGCATTTAAGGAATTTTTAAGTAAATGTATTTAAGTTTTTTATAAATGATTTTATATTTTGGTTTTTAAAAACTTAATAATCAAAAGCATCTTCATCTATTTCCATATAATAACTATTAGCTTTTTCTTTTATATATAATAGAGATTTTGGTATCTCCATTAAAAATGATGAAGGAGCTTGTTCCATAGTGCCTGAGCTTATCCTTCTTCTTTTTGCGTATGTGAGGTATAGTTTTTGTTTAGCCCTTGTAATTGCCACATAAAAAAGTCTTCTCTCTTCTTCTACGCCGTTTTCTTCTTCGAGTGAAAAGTAATGAGGAAATACTCCATGCTCAAGACCTGTGATAAATACAACTTCAAACTCTAATCCTTTTGCGTTGTGAACTGTCATAAGTGTAATTGCATCTTCCTTATCTTCGTTGCTGTTGTCTTTATAGAGTGTTGTTTCCTCTAAAAATCCTCTTATATTTAAACTGCTTTCAGGGTTTTCATAATTGTAATTTAAATAGCTGTAATATGCATTAAAAAGCTCTTTTATATTATCTTCTGCTGTTGCTATTCTTATATTGCCGTCGCTTTTAAATATTGAAAAATAATCTATTTCTTTTAAAAACTCAAAGAATACTCCCTCTATATGTTTAGGGTCTTCTTCTATTTTTTTTGAATATTTCTTTAATATGTTTTTATATTCTTTAATGTTGTTAAGAGCTTTTTTTGAAATATTTGATTCTTCTATAATGTCTATTGCATCATAGAGTGTGAGATTTTTTTTATCTGCAAATGACTCAAACTGAGCAAAAGTTTTTTCCCCTATTCCTCTTGTTGGTGTATTGATGGTTCTTCTTATACTAAAATTATCATTAAAGCCTGTAATAAGCCTCAAAAAAGAAATGCTGTCTTTAATCTCTGTTCTCTCATAAAACCCAACTCCTCCTACTATTTTATAATTAATAGAATGAGCCATAAGTTCTTTTTCATAAGCTCTTGATTGGCTATTGGTTCTAAACAAAATAACTATATCTTTTGCTTCAAAACCTTCATCAAACAATAACTCTATTTCATTAGCAACCGATTTTGCCTCTTCATAATCTGTATAGCATATCCAATTTTCTATTTTATAATCACTTTTTTTGTTTGAAAAAACATTTTTTGTGTGTCTATGGCTATTATTTTTTATTACATTCAAAGCTGCTTCAACTACATTTTTCGGGCATCTATAATTTTCTTCAAGGCGAATTATTTTAGTGTCTTCAAAATCATTTTCAAAGTTTAATATATTAGATACGTTTGCTCCTCTAAAAGCATATATACTCTGGTCATCATCGCCTACAACGGTTAATTGATTATCTTGGCTTTGGCTATTATTTTTTTGAGCAAGCATTTTTATTAATTTGTATTGCTGCAAATTAGTATCTTGAAACTCATCAACTAAAATATATTTAAATCTCTTTTTATAATTATCAAGTACACTTTTCTCTTTTTCAAATAGTTTTATAGTGTTGAGTATTAAGTCATCAAAATCCATCACATTTTCTTTAACTTCATATTCTGTGTATTTATCATATACTTTTTTATAATACTCCTCTTCAAAACCAATATCATATCTCATTTCATTTTTTTTGGCAGATATATATCTTGAAACATCTTTCGGCTTTATAGATTTTGGAGTGTTTTCTTCTTTCATTATTTTTTTTATAACGCTTAATCTATCGCCCTCATCCAAAATAAGAAAGTCTTCTCTATAATTTAAATATTGAGCATTATCTTTTAATATTCTCAAACATGCAGAGTGAAATGTTCTTATAAACAGCCTAAATGGTTTTATTTCTGGAAGCATAGAGCATACTCTTTCTTTCATTTCATTGGCTGCTTTGTTTGTAAAAGTTACAGCCATTATATTTTCTGGTCTTATGTGTTTTTCTGTTATAAGGTATGCTATTTTTTTGGTAATAACTAAAGTCTTACCGCTTCCAGCACCAGCCAAAAGAAGAAGAGGACTATCTATATGAAGCACACCTTCTCTTTGATTTTCGTTTAAACCATTAAGTAACTCATTTTGTTTATTATTATCCATAAATATAAAACTCTAATTTTTTTAATATATTAAATTTTTATTTGTGGTGGCTTTGCCCCCATACCCCCACTTCTTTTACGACCGTAGGAAGTGCCTTCGGTATTGGTATAAAAGAACCTTATATCCTTCGGATACGCTTCGCGAAGAACTGCATTGTTTAGCTTGAAATGTTGGTATTATAATATAGTTTATACATATTACAAATGACAAAGCTATAGTACTTGCACTTTTTGCAACTTTGACGAAGTCCACACCGTGTAAGGCGGGAAAAAGTTGAATAAAATAAATTTATAAAATATAGTCGTTTAGCTATATAATAAAAGCTTTAATCTTTTTTGTAATATCTCTGCATTATATCGTCAAATATTTTAGCAGCTTCAAATATAATATAATCGCATCCGTCTATAGGGTCTCTATACTCTTCTTTCAAAGGAGTACAATCTGTATGCGAAGTTAATTCTTTAAACCTGCTGACAAACTCAAATTCTAACTCTTTTAAAAAAGTGCTTTCATGACCTCTCTCTATAATAAAAGCTTTAGAAAAAGCCATTATAGCACCAGTTATAATACCGCAGGTAAGACCCAATCCCATACCGCCCCCAAAACCAGCAGCAAGCTTTAAATCACTTTTATCTATTCCCAAATTATAAACAGTATTAGCTCCATAAAGCATCTTTTCTGCACAATTTAAATCTTCTTTCTTTCCAAATCCATTATATAAATATTCGTATAAAGTCATAATTATAAATCACTTTTTAAAATTTTATTAAAGTAGAACCCCAAGTAAGACCAGCACCAAAAGCTGTAAGTAACACATAATCGCCTTTTTTAATAGCATTCTTTTCAAAAGCCTCTGTAAATGCTATACCAACACTCGCAGCAGATGTGTTACCGTATTTTTGTATATTCACATAAAATTTGCTGTCATCAAAACCCAACTTTTTAGCAACAGCATTCATTATTCTGGTATTGGCCTGATGAGTAATTATTAAAGACAAATCAGTTAATTCCAAATTAGCACTTTTTACAGTTTTTCTTATAGTTTCATCAAAAGTAGTAACTGCCTTCTTAAAAACTTCTGTTCCTTCCATAGTTATGCTATTAAGTTTTTCATCAACATTTTTTTCTGTGATAGGCTCAGCACTTCCGCCTCCTTTTACTATCAATATCTCATCATTAGGCTCGCTTCCTATGTCTGTAGCCACTATTACTCCGCTCTCATTTTCTTCTTTAGCCTCAATCAATGCCGCACTAACACCATCACCAAAAAGTATTGCAGTAGACCTGTCTTCCCAGTTTACTATATCACTGCATTTTTCTGTTGCCACAATCAAAACCTTTTTGCATTCCCCACTCTCTATAAGTGAAGCTGCAGTATTAAGAGCATATATATATCCAGAGCAGGCAGCTGATATATCAAATGCAAGGCATGAGTTTTTTATATTAAATTCTTTTTGTATAAGTCCTGCTGTTGAAGGAAATGTATATGATTTTGTAGAAGTAGCAACTATTACAGCATCAGCATCATCTATTTTTTCGTTTTTTTCTATTAGTTTTTTTACAGCTTTTATTGCCATATTGGCAGAGCTTTCATTTTTGTCTGCTATTCTCCTTTCTTCTATGCCAGTTCTGCTTACTATCCAATCATTATTTGTATCCAATGTTTTTTCTAAATCATAATTGGTTAATATGTTTTCAGGCAAATATGAAGATAAATTTTTTATACAAGCTTTCATAAGCAATTTAACCCTCTCATTCTTAGTAAATTAGAAAATAGATTAAAAGATTATATATTAAAATAAAAATTAAAGATATAGTTTTATTTAACAAATAATTTACTATAGGTTTTTATAAATATAATTTTAA
It encodes the following:
- the ftsH gene encoding ATP-dependent zinc metalloprotease FtsH: MANNKKKNTNRRNNIPQSGGGNQIIIILLLTMVVVMAIMYFQKTPQVKAQEWDYSTVVEKVKEKSVTEVTIVDQYIKNGKAVQTLNGKVTEIDFYSYIPFSASGFADFLIENNVKVRGEPEKPSYFSIILVNLLPILAIGFLLWFFMFRQVQGSNNRAMNFGKSRARLLTKEDVKVTFKDVEGCKEAKEELQEVVQFLKDASKFTRLGAKIPKGVLLVGPPGTGKTLLAKAVAGEANVPFFSMSGSEFVEMFVGVGASRVRDLFEQGKRSAPCIIFIDELDAVGRTRGAGYGGGHDEREQTLNQMLVEMDGFNTDTRIIIFAATNRPDVLDPALLRPGRFDRQVVVDLPDVKGREGIFKVHVAKIQHDPSIDLYHLARATPGFSGADIANMVNEAALIAARNDKERVELKDFEEARDKVMMGPERRSILISEKEKLNTAYHEAGHTLMAVLLQNTDALHKVTIVPRGRSLGATWTLPSDGRYTLQRKKAIDEMSLLLGGRVAEEFKFGEDSVTTGASNDIERVTELARRMVCEWGMSRLGPIAFGQKEQPIFLGKEIARHKDYSEETAQKIDEEVHKFVIKAYERTKKLIAENAEKFEALSRELFEKESLDIEDIERICEVKLDRVKDKLVYAGKDPKRGTDELEDPSAYQDGEVKSVKDEVFSTPIKPLKDEKSSKKTSSINKKISSPNRKKKSEE
- a CDS encoding cation:dicarboxylate symporter family transporter; this encodes MKKIGLLPRIIIGIILGILVGMYLPSPVVRIFVTFSSIFSLFLNFIIPLMIVAFIGYGIASLTEGASKLIGITVAISYGSTLLAGSIAFLVASNLFPTLLGAAALSNVKIESGLDSYFSIPLKPLFDVTSAVVFAFILGIGITMLRPKKQGEELFSIVRDSEEVIQAVLKNIIIPLLPIHILGTFANLAYAGSIQHILVIFGKVFAVVITLHILYITALFIISGVIGHKSPLMLIKNQIPPYFTAVGTQSSAATIPVSLIAAERNGVSEQIRNFVIPLCATIHLAGSMITLTCCSTAVILILGQNPTYSSILPFILMLGVAMVAAPGAPGGAVMSALPFFYMIGITGEELQGLMIALYLTQDSFGTAANVSGDNAIAVFVDWFYKTKIKKESVA
- a CDS encoding TRM11 family SAM-dependent methyltransferase; this encodes MKKKLELQTTTLWDYPSQQYLKSEEEKHKHYIGATPSYIIWNLLNRYTKEKDLVVDPMAGSGTTIDVARELNRRALGYDINPKALERKDIFRADARKIPIEDEKVDFVFVDPPYSTHINYSNEKNCIGKLTAKTDEYYEAMDKVIAEIFRIMKKDRYMALYVSDSYEKDYPFMPIGFKLFEIMSKYFMPIDIVSVVRHNKSLNKGNYHLSAIEHNYYLRGFNYLFIMYKKGNKTIDKNGKVHLRNF
- a CDS encoding ATP-dependent helicase, with product MDNNKQNELLNGLNENQREGVLHIDSPLLLLAGAGSGKTLVITKKIAYLITEKHIRPENIMAVTFTNKAANEMKERVCSMLPEIKPFRLFIRTFHSACLRILKDNAQYLNYREDFLILDEGDRLSVIKKIMKEENTPKSIKPKDVSRYISAKKNEMRYDIGFEEEYYKKVYDKYTEYEVKENVMDFDDLILNTIKLFEKEKSVLDNYKKRFKYILVDEFQDTNLQQYKLIKMLAQKNNSQSQDNQLTVVGDDDQSIYAFRGANVSNILNFENDFEDTKIIRLEENYRCPKNVVEAALNVIKNNSHRHTKNVFSNKKSDYKIENWICYTDYEEAKSVANEIELLFDEGFEAKDIVILFRTNSQSRAYEKELMAHSINYKIVGGVGFYERTEIKDSISFLRLITGFNDNFSIRRTINTPTRGIGEKTFAQFESFADKKNLTLYDAIDIIEESNISKKALNNIKEYKNILKKYSKKIEEDPKHIEGVFFEFLKEIDYFSIFKSDGNIRIATAEDNIKELFNAYYSYLNYNYENPESSLNIRGFLEETTLYKDNSNEDKEDAITLMTVHNAKGLEFEVVFITGLEHGVFPHYFSLEEENGVEEERRLFYVAITRAKQKLYLTYAKRRRISSGTMEQAPSSFLMEIPKSLLYIKEKANSYYMEIDEDAFDY
- a CDS encoding C-GCAxxG-C-C family protein is translated as MTLYEYLYNGFGKKEDLNCAEKMLYGANTVYNLGIDKSDLKLAAGFGGGMGLGLTCGIITGAIMAFSKAFIIERGHESTFLKELEFEFVSRFKELTSHTDCTPLKEEYRDPIDGCDYIIFEAAKIFDDIMQRYYKKD
- a CDS encoding beta-ketoacyl-ACP synthase III, producing the protein MKACIKNLSSYLPENILTNYDLEKTLDTNNDWIVSRTGIEERRIADKNESSANMAIKAVKKLIEKNEKIDDADAVIVATSTKSYTFPSTAGLIQKEFNIKNSCLAFDISAACSGYIYALNTAASLIESGECKKVLIVATEKCSDIVNWEDRSTAILFGDGVSAALIEAKEENESGVIVATDIGSEPNDEILIVKGGGSAEPITEKNVDEKLNSITMEGTEVFKKAVTTFDETIRKTVKSANLELTDLSLIITHQANTRIMNAVAKKLGFDDSKFYVNIQKYGNTSAASVGIAFTEAFEKNAIKKGDYVLLTAFGAGLTWGSTLIKF